The sequence CTTTTTTCACAATAAGAGGTATAATAAATAGTAATTGAAAGTAAAAGGCAGGGGAATACAGTTGATTTTTTCTATGATTCGTCAGTTTCATCCTCCACCAAGTTAATTTTTCCTCTAAGTTCATTTAACCATTTGCCCACTGTTTTATAAGCCCCATATTTTTACCGAGATAAGATTTTAATTGTCTCAGACAATTTTATCGTTTCAATATTATGAATTATTGATTCACTTCAAAGCCGACAATTTGATTTTAATGTGAGGGGAAGCTTATGAAGAAAAAGACCAACAAAAATAAAAAATTAGATAATTTTGCCTTTCAAGAATTGTATAACCGAAGAAAAGCCATTACTTTTACTTTAACTTTGTTTATCGTTAGCATTTATGTTGCATATATTTTGATTGATGCTTTTAATCGGGAATTGTTAGCTCGGAAAATTTCTGGTGGTATTACCTTGGGTATTTATATTGGAATTGGAATTATCATTATCGGATGGATCACTACTGGAATTTACGTTTGGTGGGCGAACAACAAATACGATTCACTGCTTGATAGAATTAAAAGGACTACTGGAGGCCACTCATGAGTACAACCAGCTTAGGGCAGGTCAATTCGATTTCAATTTCCTTCTTTTTTATATTTGTGACAGCTACTCTATTCATTACCTATTGGGCCTCAAAGAAATCCCATACTACCAGTGAGTTCTATGCTGCTGGACATGGTATCAGTGGTTTTCAAAATGGTTTGGCTCTTTCGGGAGATTTTATGAGCGCGGCATCTTTTTTGGGAATTGCCGGCATGGTGGCTCTGAGTGGTTATGATGGTCTGATATATTCAGTGGGTTGGCTGGTTGGCTGGCCGGTGGTGCTTTTTCTCATCGCAGAACCACTCAGAAATTTAGGGAAATATACCTATGCGGATGTCGTGGCCTATCGGTTGAGCAAAAGGCCGGTTCGAAGCGCAGCAGCTGTTGGAAGTATTGTGACAGTTCTTTTCTATCTTCTTGCTCAAATGGTGGGTGCCGGAACCTTAATAAAACTGGTTTTTGGTCTTCCTTATGAGGTAGCGATTATCTTAGTTGGTTCGATTATGCTTGCCTATGTCTTGTTTGGCGGGATGCTAGCCACTACCTGGGTTCAAATTATCAAGGCAGCACTTTTGCTGGGCGGCGCCACAGTTTTGGCGATTTGGACCCTCTATCATTATGGATTTCATTTTGGGAATCTTATTAATGAAGCCCAGATTCAATATGGAATTGATTTTCTGCTTCCGGGAGGATTGGTTAAAAATCCTTTAGATACTATTTCTTTGGGATTGGCACTGATGTTTGGAACTGCCGGCCTTCCACATATTCTTATGAGATTTTACACCGTTCCCAATTCGAAAGAAGCCAGAAAATCAGTTTTTTATGCGACTGGTTTCATTGGATTTTTTTATATCCTTACTTTTATTTTAGGATTCGGCGCAGCGGTCATTGTTGGAAAGGCAGCTATTCAAACTATTGATCAAGGTGGAAATATGGCAGCTCTTCTGTTAGCTGAAGTATTGGGAGGTCAAGTTTTTCTTGGTTATCTGGCAGCAGTCGCTTTTGCTACCATTTTAGCGGTAGTTGCTGGTTTGACCTTGGCTGGTGCTTCGGCAGTATCCCACGATCTGTATGCGGGAGTTTTTAAACAGGGTATTATCAATGAAAAAAAGGAGTTGAGAGTGGCAAAAATTTCCACTCTATCTTTGGGTATTGTCGCTATTGTATTAGGGATCCTCTTTAAAGGTCAAAATATTGCCTTTATGGTAGGATTGGCATTTGCCATTGCAGCGAGTGCGAATTTTCCGGCCTTGCTTCTGTCGATATA comes from Candidatus Atribacteria bacterium ADurb.Bin276 and encodes:
- the yjcH gene encoding Inner membrane protein YjcH, producing MKKKTNKNKKLDNFAFQELYNRRKAITFTLTLFIVSIYVAYILIDAFNRELLARKISGGITLGIYIGIGIIIIGWITTGIYVWWANNKYDSLLDRIKRTTGGHS
- the actP gene encoding Cation/acetate symporter ActP produces the protein MSTTSLGQVNSISISFFFIFVTATLFITYWASKKSHTTSEFYAAGHGISGFQNGLALSGDFMSAASFLGIAGMVALSGYDGLIYSVGWLVGWPVVLFLIAEPLRNLGKYTYADVVAYRLSKRPVRSAAAVGSIVTVLFYLLAQMVGAGTLIKLVFGLPYEVAIILVGSIMLAYVLFGGMLATTWVQIIKAALLLGGATVLAIWTLYHYGFHFGNLINEAQIQYGIDFLLPGGLVKNPLDTISLGLALMFGTAGLPHILMRFYTVPNSKEARKSVFYATGFIGFFYILTFILGFGAAVIVGKAAIQTIDQGGNMAALLLAEVLGGQVFLGYLAAVAFATILAVVAGLTLAGASAVSHDLYAGVFKQGIINEKKELRVAKISTLSLGIVAIVLGILFKGQNIAFMVGLAFAIAASANFPALLLSIYWKKFTTQGAVASMITGLGLAIILIFLSPTIWVDVLHHSRALFPLKNPGLFSMAGSFLVGILVSRFTHDLQAEEKFAEETVRSCIGGV